Proteins encoded together in one Bacteroides zoogleoformans window:
- a CDS encoding 3-methyl-2-oxobutanoate dehydrogenase subunit VorB, translated as MAEEIVLMKGNEAIAHAAIRCGADGYFGYPITPQSEVLETLAELKPWETTGMVVLQAESEVAAINMVYGGAGCGKKVMTSSSSPGVSLKQEGISYLAGAELPCLIVNVMRGGPGLGTIQPSQADYFQTVKGGGHGDYRLIALAPASVQEMADFVELGFELAFKYRNPAIILADGVIGQMMEKVVLPAQKPRRTDAEVIEQCPWATTGKTKDRKPNVITSLELKPEEMEKNNIRFQAKYKLIEENEVRFEEIHCEDAEYLIVAFGSMARIGQKAMELARAEGIKVGMLRPITLWPFPTKAIAAYADKVKGMLVTELNAGQMVEDVRLAVNGKISVEHFGRLGGIVPDPDEIVNALKEKLIKK; from the coding sequence ATGGCAGAAGAAATTGTATTAATGAAAGGAAACGAAGCCATCGCGCATGCGGCCATCCGTTGCGGCGCGGACGGTTATTTCGGATATCCCATTACCCCGCAGTCGGAGGTATTGGAAACGCTGGCCGAACTGAAGCCTTGGGAAACGACCGGCATGGTGGTTCTGCAGGCAGAGAGCGAGGTGGCGGCCATCAACATGGTGTACGGCGGCGCCGGGTGCGGAAAGAAGGTGATGACCTCCTCGTCGAGCCCCGGCGTGAGCCTGAAGCAGGAAGGAATCTCCTATCTGGCAGGCGCCGAACTGCCGTGCCTGATAGTAAACGTGATGCGCGGCGGCCCCGGCTTGGGCACCATCCAGCCGAGCCAGGCCGACTACTTCCAGACGGTGAAAGGCGGCGGTCACGGCGACTACCGGCTGATAGCGCTTGCCCCGGCCTCGGTACAGGAAATGGCGGACTTCGTGGAATTGGGTTTTGAACTTGCCTTCAAATACCGCAATCCGGCCATCATCCTTGCCGACGGCGTCATCGGCCAGATGATGGAGAAGGTGGTTCTGCCCGCACAAAAGCCGCGACGCACGGATGCCGAAGTGATAGAACAATGCCCTTGGGCCACCACCGGCAAGACCAAAGACCGCAAGCCCAACGTCATCACTTCGCTGGAACTGAAACCGGAAGAGATGGAGAAGAACAACATCCGCTTCCAAGCCAAATACAAGCTCATCGAGGAAAACGAAGTACGCTTCGAGGAGATACACTGCGAAGATGCCGAGTACCTGATTGTGGCCTTCGGCTCCATGGCACGCATCGGACAAAAGGCGATGGAACTGGCACGTGCGGAGGGCATCAAGGTAGGCATGCTCCGCCCCATCACCCTGTGGCCGTTCCCCACTAAAGCCATCGCCGCATACGCCGACAAGGTGAAGGGCATGCTGGTGACGGAACTGAATGCCGGACAGATGGTGGAAGATGTCCGCCTTGCCGTAAACGGTAAGATAAGCGTGGAACACTTCGGACGACTGGGCGGCATCGTCCCCGACCCGGATGAGATAGTAAACGCACTGAAAGAAAAACTGATTAAGAAATGA
- a CDS encoding 4Fe-4S dicluster domain-containing protein, which translates to MAKMKGAIVVDTERCKGCNLCVAACPLNVLALTKEVNVKGYNYAHQILEDTCNGCTSCATVCPDGCISVYKVKLA; encoded by the coding sequence ATGGCAAAGATGAAAGGAGCAATCGTGGTGGACACGGAACGTTGCAAAGGCTGCAACCTGTGTGTGGCAGCTTGTCCGCTGAATGTGTTGGCCCTCACCAAAGAGGTGAATGTGAAAGGGTATAACTATGCCCATCAGATATTGGAGGATACGTGCAACGGCTGCACTTCGTGCGCCACGGTGTGTCCGGACGGATGTATCTCCGTGTATAAAGTGAAATTAGCATAA